In the Triplophysa dalaica isolate WHDGS20190420 chromosome 8, ASM1584641v1, whole genome shotgun sequence genome, gaacatatataaatatgaacatatatCAGTGTATTTTGCGttttcaattaattttttttgtttttatcctaattacaaaatagttttctttGCATTCGTGACAGGTGGTCATCACTTTCAGAAATACAAGACAAGCCAGATTCATGTCTATGAGTGAAACGTCAGCTTTGACAAAACCTAAAGACCTTACATTGTTCttcatgtttttgcatttttgtatcTGTCACCACATTTTAACTCACAATGAGGTGCTTGgcaaataaatgtaacactCTGGATAGATacaatgtgatttatttagttAGCTTATGAAATAGATACTACCAATTCTCTCTTTCGAAGAAGATTTTCCAGTCTGACAGGCTGAGATAGACTCCACTAAATGCGCAAGACAGATATCACTGAAACAGCCTGTTACAACTGCCCATCGTGATGTAAAAAAGGACATCAGCACCATGTACAAATTTTGTGCATGACTGAATTCCGCTTGAAGTTGAAATCTAAAATCAGCCGTTCAGCCATAATTACAACCTCCTCCTGAAGTTTCACATTTCATGTAATGGAAGTGCAGTGTCTCACCGGTATGCAGAGCCACGAGATAAGGATAATTTTACTAAAGGTTGAAATGAACAACGAAGAGTAGAGAAACAGAGACTCACAAAGACATTGGAGGAACAAAGCTGAATAAGCAGTGGTTGGCTAAAAGTCTTATGGACTCGTGTAGCAAGTAATCTCACAGTtacagggacagttcactcaaaaatctGAAGTCCAAGAACAAACTTGCCCTCCAAATCTTTATAAGttttctgttctgatgaacaatgagaaagatatttggtagtatgcttgtaaccaaacagttcttggtcaccattgactaccatagaaggaaaatttgctttataatttttttttcttttaaacacaaaagaagatattttgaagattgtagaaaacatttctggggcacttttgactaccattgtatctcttcctactatggtagtcattggtggccaagaacggttggttacaaactttcaaatatatttctctgtattcgtcagaacaaacacatttattccGATTTGTAAAAagatgagggtgagtaaatgataatagaATAACATTTTTTGGTCGAACAGTCCCTTTAAAGTTTTGATTCAAAGTGCATACAGTGTAGTGCCAAATTagattgtatgttttatatctGTTGGCATCCACTGTATTACTGGACAAAATGTGTAAGATTTTTACATATCAAATTAAGAAACAAAATGCATtctgaaatatgaaatgtataaagtgagaaatgtttttcttataaaaagttatttacatAGTTCATGTTGTGCATACATCTGTGTTACTTTGTACAAACACAATAGtgtgatacatttttattactgcagatatcagaaaaaaatgaagttgTTAGTGCAAAGTTTGAAAGTGTGTTATATCCTTGGGTAGATTTCTTCAATTAAATATCCACTAAGGTCCTGTAAAAAAGAGCTGCATAAAAACAGAGGTAAAAGGTAACGAACAGATTTAACTGCCATTGTCATTTCTGCCCCAGGACACAGCAACTGCAAACTAACACCATCAGTTATTGTACAACTTGCACGCTCTCTATAAGAGCAActtaattgtgtttgtgttaaaggAAGAGCTGTGGTGAGGTTCGTAATGGAGAAGatccagttttttttctcagacGTGAAAGTGTAGTTTCTTTTATCGAAGACATTCAACATAATATTCAACAAGACGGTCATAATCCAACAGTATTCACAGTCCATGGAAAAAAGGATTTGTCTTTCAATATCTTCCCAAACACTCTGAATACTTGACAAGTCATCACAATTCATTACTCATCACATCCTACTGCTACTGTATTTACCTCCAGAGGCCATTAACACACCTGGTATGTCCTCTTACCTGACAGCAGGTTTCCAGTTGAGCTGGTTGGCATGCATGATCATCTCAAACTGAATAAATGCGATGGCTTTGAAGATTCACACGAGAGGGACAGTGGGGAACGTGTGAGCCCCTCAGGCACACTTCAATCATCAGCTAGGGTCTCTTCAAGGACCACCGATGTCAGTCACATTAACTGAATAGGACAAATGCTTGTGCCCATCTGCAAAACATTGATTTTCAAACGTTTTCCTACAACATAACTTCCATTtacatgtttaacatttattttgttttttgaggTACAAAGAACACACAGGGACATTATTAAATGATACTGTTTTAGTGTAGATTTCATGTTAAAAACagctattattttttatttttaatgtcagCAAAATTCTGATGATTTAAACAAAGATCCCATTAGTTTCCATTGTATCAAACCCAAACGCAGTCTGAACCTAAATTCTATTTTGGTCCATggtgcttttaaatgttttgggaGAGAGGGTCAAGAGGGGCCAAATATGCATTTTCCATCAGCCATAAGTTTTGTTTCTTCTTCATGTTGAAAGGTTTGTTGGCATCACAGGGGGTGTATGATCTCAGCAAGACCTCAGACTTCACAGAAAGTCCTCTACACATGTGTTTAAAGATCACAGAGTCACATACACCTGTTTCTTTTCTGTCAGCTGAACGACGTCACCACAGCAGAATAAGTTTGACCCTCCTGACCAGGGGTTGGTCATATATTGTTTGATGAGATGGCTGATGTTATAGTTCATAATGTGGCTGAAAAttaaatcattgttttttttaaactgttctcTCAACAACTTCTAGTGTGTGGTTCTATTGCTCttaaaaagctgaaaatgttTGGATAAGTGTCAACAGTTTAGCAATTACATACAACTATAGTAAACagacaaataattgtatataataaaatgacaataagaaaaactataaatataataatattaattataataaatgtaaataaatataacaacaaatataTAAGGGTATTTGACAAATATGCAGTACATAATGTATAtagtgtgacagcaaaaaaaatctagaaaaatCATGATCTTAAAATCAAACTgtctataatataatattttttattattgatatttataCCTATTATATAAAAGAGCGTGAGATGTATCTTCATTTTTagttttccttaaaaaaaatcctgtcacaccataaaacacattttcagtatTATTATCTACCCATAAATagtcaatataaataatttataaattaaatgaatattgaaaacaaacaaataaataaataagtaattataaatattaaatctacATAATGCTGTAAATACATGGAGAGTAAAAATTGATTTTCATCCGTACACATATTTTGCGAATAAGACGCCGAGCAAGATTCActgaatacataaataaatgcctACAGTGGCATTTACATGCTTAGTTATTTAACAaatatcaaaagtaaaaaatatcaaagGGCATAACTGGACAACGCAGTAAATTCCAACACAAAGAAGCAAGTGAGATTTTTTTAACTGATTCATTGAATTGTGAATATAATCTATTATTGCCAGATGCCTTATGATTCCAACCCAAGTTATTCTTGGTTTAAGACTTTTACTCTTTTCGCCACCCAATGCTGGTTTTTAAAGAACACAGATGCATAACAGCAAGGTACACGACTGTTCTGCATTCCATCAGATAAACTTGCCGGCCTCTGGTGTTTTATACTCTCGTGACTAAGTGCCACAAAGGGAACAGGGCTGTGCGTGAGACCCGACTCTGCTAAACCAGGTTTCATAGGGGTCAGATCCTCATAGAGAAGAAAATCTCTCAGGAAACACTGCCTGCTGCCAATTAGCACACTGAACTCTGGCCCTGCACTGGAATGTTAAGACCCGCTCGCTGGCACAAAGCAGGCAGGCTGATGCATTCGGATTACAGGACAGACCAGATCCAATGATCAAATGCTGCCAGGGCTATGTTGGGATTAACATAGAAAACAAAGCTTGTCCTGAAGGGTAATTGTGATCAAAGTACGTTTCTGGATTGAACAGTAGTGTCAAGAGCCTTTGTAGCATCTTATATTCATTGGGTAATCGCTTCTTTTTTGAACAAAATGTCATTCACAATGACTAAAGAAGAACAGTTGGATTCTTCTAACAGTTGGACTATGCTCACAGATTTAAACCAGACTTGTTCATGATGTACAAAGCCAGCTTTaattgacaaaatatttatgtaacattttaatgatGGCTCTATATGTTCTTCAAATAAGGTAGTATTAATTCCTATTATGTCTTTTCCTACAGATGGAATCGTGTGCATCATGCGACCAATAACAGGCTACTTCCTCTACAAGAACACAATTATCAAAAATTCTTGTGAGAAGACATCATCCATCACCAGACTTCAATGAAATGCACATTAACCGTATGTGGCGCCCCTATGAAAAATCAAGTAATAAAGGTTGTTCATTGTTTGAAGAAAGCAAATAAAATTCAGGAAGTGAATGACGTATTTGTACTAGGCTACTCATATCATAACTCATGCGGTTACAAATGCATCACTATATAAGTCAGGAACTAAATCATGTAAATTCTTTCAGTTGTGGGGACATTCCAATGCATCTGTACTGTAGCTTGAATTGTGTTTTCGTCCAGTGACCTTTGTCGAACAAttattacatttcatatttcagcAGTCTGGAACTACTCatgaacattattttattttgtattctcattttattttcaatataaattGTAAACTGAAAAAGGTAATAACTGTACATTTCTGAATGTATTTGTATTGGTATGACTTTTGCTGCAAGCTGTTCCAAAGCATCTTGTGTATATTGAAGCAATGAATctgtcattttatatttttttgaaacCTTTAaacactgtactgtatatttcatGATTGTAATTAATTCCCTGCTTTCTTGAACATCGGAACCTCACTGTTTATTGTTTAACTGTAATATTTGAATTCATCAAATATTCTTCATTATCAAAACTTCGTCACATGAGCTTTGTGCTTTTTGGTTTGTGCAGAGCGGCTTCTGAATAATAAAGATGCAGGCGGTGCAGATGAGGCCAGCAGCCCTGATACTATTTTACTCAATGGGAGATAAATGACCCTCCAAAGGCTGAAAGTGACAGACTCCAACTCTACGCCTAATAAAACCAGAACAAAGATAGCCAGCAGCCAGTGCAAACAACACACGGCGAGACAGTGAGCGGCGCAGGACACACACACGGTTATAAAGAATTGTTATAATCACTTATCACTGTGGCAACCTACAGTATCATCTCTAGGGACAAATACACAAACTTGAAAAAATAGCTGTAACATGTATTGTAGGTTTGAGTGAAGGCCTCCTACAGAAttggttttgaaaataaaaaaagaaattaactATACAGTATCCCATTCGAAGAAAAATCGATGTCACGTTCAGTCTGAAAAAAAATGCCCTAATTATTTAGACAGCAATTATATAAATGGTTCATGGCTTGTGTTCCACACCGAGATTCTCTTGGGAATCTTTTTATTGTGCTGGGGGCTCTAGGGGTGGGGGATATTTGCTCTTTTGTAATAATCAATTCCAGCTCCCTCCTCCAAATTCAAACCCAGAGTGTCtcatgtaaaaacacaaaacatgtttcaGATCAGCACGGAAGgagttttaaaagcattatatTGAATGTGTAGAGATCCCTGCTGTTTCCATACAGAAAAGCACAGCAGTATGTTGTAGATTAAAGAGATGAGGAACAATTTACAATCTCTGACAAGCTTCAGGGCTTACAACCCAGTAAACAAGACCATTTGTAATAACTCGCATCAATCATCATGGGAAAGGAGACAACCTCACTgtgaagtttatttaaaaaaagtctgcaGCTCTAGTTTAAATTTGTTTGGTTCACATGTATTAATTATGCCtaatttgtttacataatgcattcttccattaaaaaaattaattggtAACCCAACAATACAttcaaatgtaaatttgttttgGATTATTTGTAAAAACTTAATGCACatcttatattattattacaaataaaatgccTTTTGTAAATGAATATGCGTTCAATTGggttacgtttgtatttattttcttcatggGATAAAAAAATGCTTAGGAAAAAAGTGAAATCACCAAACCAGAATGACCCAAATCATAGTTCATTTATTACTCAgtgcatttattattttctagtGCTTTTCTGCGTTTTATCCTCGTCCATGCTCTTAAAGCAgtgatatatttacatatgtaACAATCAAGATCTCTTTCAGAGACTTCCGCATTGTTTCGAGGGAACAATACATTCCGCGTCCTCACATTGGATTGTATGACAGAATCTGGGATCGGAGCCATCAAGCAAACCGTCCTCCCCATACAGAGACTTTCAATGCTCAGTTTCAGGCTCAGTTTGTTCAAAACAAATCCAGTGAAGTATCAGTATtaacattcactttcattgaGGCTAAATGCCGCGTCTGTTTTTCTGTCCTATTTAGCGCGTAATTAGTAACCAGTTGTCACAAGCAGCACTTGAATTGGATTAAAAGATCTTGCTCATTCAGATCTGATTGGACAAAGCTGTACAAAACACTTCCACCATTGGTTAACTGAGAGTCTCCTTCCATTTCCTTTGAAGACGTCTGAAGGCCAAACAGATGCTGAAGAAGCTGAAAACATTGAAACAGCAACTATATTTTAGACTGTAAGCCATCTCAAGTGGAGATAAGTCATTTTCTGTTGCGCCATTCATCACCGATCATGATTGAGGATCATAAAGGAAAAAGTCCAGTCAGAACTGTGATAAGCAGGAACACAGTGTCCCGTGTCTTGAATTTAGGTGCCGCTGAGCTGTGGGTTCGTCTCTGAGCAAACACTGCATTAGTGTGATTGGTTGGCAGATCGACATTACAAACCATCCCTTCACAACAAGACACACACTCCTGCAAGACAGAAGCAATACAATAAACTATGAATAAATGCATCCgaattgtttgatattttatgaATCTTATTATATGCATATTCAAAGTGACAAATGATCACAAAGTACTGAATCATTACTgacaatatttttcatatactgtaaacaatatttcaaacaaTAAGTTTGTCCAGTTGTTCAACTTTCtctaaataaatgcaaataaaaaaaaacataaaaaattgggagaaatgttaaaacaaaatgattattattcagtagaattaaacaaaaataatgatttacttaaacacatacctataattAGTAAAGTACGAAAAACGAATTATAAATTTTGGAATGgcctcttaattttttccatggcTCTACAGATGGACACTCACCAGGTGATGTGGGTTTTTGTGATGTCTGCAGCCTGCTAACCGGCATTCTTCAAGCGCTGCACATCTTTTGGTAACAGACTTAGTCTTCCCATTATGATTGAAGCGATGTATTGTCATACAGTATTGGGTATCTACGATGAAAGAACAGTATACACTGAGTCAATATCCTGGTTCAGTTCATATCCTAAACTGTTCAGTTTCAGCTATAATTTCCCAAAAAGAAGATTCCATTATATATCTGTGATCTATTGTAACAGAAAACAGAATGCAGAAAACAATGAATTCAACTGATTTAAAACTATAATTTCCAGATGGCTTGCcaaaatctttttaataatatataatatatattaataatatatggctgtgtttgtgataaagaaacacactCACTCTGAGGGCACCACACATCCTCTGCCCAGCGATTACAGCTGTAGTTGTCTGTGGCTTGTTCACATGTAAAGCACTTGAAACTCTCGGGGTATGGAGTCGCTGTGCACACATAAACACTTACGGTTACGTTTTTAACAATGTTAGCATTATTACATTCATTAACTGTGTGTTGTATGCAAATAGGCTACGTTGAtgtaaattcaaataaaagtaaaacaaataaataaaacaatcacacactcactctctacAGCAGGCATGAGGTTGTAGAAGTCGATGTAGTCACTCATCACCATATCAAGTAGAAGCTGAATAAGAACAGTTACTAAGGCCAGATCTGTTGCCATGT is a window encoding:
- the lypd6b gene encoding ly6/PLAUR domain-containing protein 6B, giving the protein MATDLALVTVLIQLLLDMVMSDYIDFYNLMPAVETTPYPESFKCFTCEQATDNYSCNRWAEDVWCPQNTQYCMTIHRFNHNGKTKSVTKRCAALEECRLAGCRHHKNPHHLECVSCCEGMVCNVDLPTNHTNAVFAQRRTHSSAAPKFKTRDTVFLLITVLTGLFPL